Genomic DNA from Mus caroli chromosome 8, CAROLI_EIJ_v1.1, whole genome shotgun sequence:
atggGGCCCTGGGTTATATCCTCAGCACTGTTGGGTGTTGGGATGAACTGCTGCAATCTCGGCACTTTGctgggaggaagcagggagatcagaagttcaagggttccctcagttacatagcaagtttgaagtcagcctagactaaaaagaccccatctcaacaataaaaacaacaaccaaccaaacaaaacaaaacagaaggaaaaaacgGTGGAGAAATGCAGAAATGTCTAGAAGGCAGAGGTAGCATCCTTCCTGTAGTGACTGGTTATCTTATCTCCAAGGCCAGGAGAATACTGGCGAGGACATGGATCCACACGGGGCCCTTTTCTTCTACCTGTGCCTTCTGGCTGCTCAAGTTGTCCTAGTAGGTAGGTGACAGTCGATGGGGGAGGAGTGCTGAGAAGCGATCAAGGTCTGAATCCCACTGTCCACAGAAACCCTGTCAGACCTACTTGTCTTGATGAAGCGCCTTGAGCAGCCCGTAGGCCGGGGCTTGTCTTCCAGAGTGAGGTGAGTCAGGTATACCCCAGCCATAGACGCACTCAGCAGGTGGTGACTGAGTACCCACTATGTGCCTGCTACCAAAAGCTGGTGTTGCAGGAGGGGCTTGACCCTGTCTTCCACCAGTCGGTTATCTATTGGGGACCCTTGATGAAGTGTTATAAACCAAAAAGGTCCCTGCATTTCCTAGGCTCTACGACTTGCGTGGGGGACACGGCTTACACAGGGGCTGGGGAGCAGATATGATGCAGGGAGGGCTGGGTTGGAGACCCCACCCCTAGGCTGTTTCCAGATCCTTCTCCCCATTTCTAGGCATATCCACAGCCTGGAGCAGAAGCTGCTCAATGCCAGCTTCGGTGGGCACAACTTGACCTTGCAGACAAACTCCATCCAGTCTCTTGTCTTCAAGCTGAGCTGCGACTTTCCTGGTCTTTCCCTGTCCAGCACCACACTGACAAATGTCTCCCAGGTCAGAGGCAGCCAGGGAAGTCCTGCATGTCCCTGTCCCTGCTCTGCCCCTGTCAGCTGGGAGCGACCTCATCTGCTTTCCTGTGGGAAGATCAGAAAGAGGAAGTGCTCTATGGCCTCTACTGGTCAGGGTCACATCTTGATTTTTGCCTGAAGGTGGAGGGCAGAACCTGGGGGCTGGTAGCAGCTACGGTCACCTGTGTCCTTTTAGGACCCTGGTGTAAACAGGGTGCGATGCTTGGCCAGTGCTGGGATGTGCACTGGAGTGGCTCTGTTCTTAGGGTATGAGGATGGGTGGAGAGAGGTCTGGGGGAAGGTGTCGTCAGAAGGTGGAGGCTCAGGTAAGGCCTGGTTGGTAAGGTTTAATGGGGAGGGAACAGAAAGATATTAGGATTGGATCTGTGATCCCAGCCCATTGGCTGCCATCCACAGGTGCGGGCCCCACATGCCATGCAGTTCCCTGCTGAGCTGACCAAGGGTGCCTGTGTGACCTCCCGGCCTGCTGAGCTTCGACTCATCTGCATCTATTTCTTCACTGCACACCTCTTTCAGGTCAGCAGCGAGTGGCCCAGGAGGTTTCTATATCACAGGTTGGCAGGAGGTGTGGACCAGCTAAGCTCACTGTGCGCTGTAGCGGGTTACTACCTCTCTAGGCCCCACTCACCCCACCTGCTTTAGGGagagacaaaagcaacttaaggaaggaagaggtTGTCCTTGCTCATAGTTGCAGgatgcagtccatcatggtgggagtcTTGCAGGAGCGTGCAGGCCTAGCCAGGAGCTCAACTCTAGGTGATGTGAGGTCTTGTCAAACTGACAATATATATGAGCCCTCACAGAGAGCGAGGGCTGTGATCTGCAAACGAGACCCAGGACCTTAGGGCATCTGTGTCTGTTCTGGGATGGGAGAGACAGAAGGCAAtggggaggagggtctgggaTGAGAATTCTCATCTCACCCAGGGTCTCTCTGACTTCCTCTTGACTTAGCCCCATTTCCATTGCCCTACCAGGATGACCGGAACTCATCACTACTTAATAACTATGTCCTGGGGGCCCAGCTGGATCACAGACCTGTGAACAACCTTCAGAAGCCAGTCAACATCAGCTTCTGGCATAATCGGAGTCTGGTACTGTTGggtctgcccccaccccagcccagtcAGCCCTGGCTTGGCCAAACTGAAAACCATGGCGCCATCTGGGAAACAACTTTAAATCtgttttttgaagatttatgaaaagaaatgagaaagaagtttgacgtggtgttttgttttgttttctcagttgCTAGGGCTACAGAGCCATCTTAAGCTTGCTTAAGCCCTAATGGGGATGTATATGTTCCTATCAATGGATGCTCAGGGTCGTTCCACCTTCAGGCAGAGCTGGATCCAGGCATGGGATATAATACTGTTAGAGTTCAGTCTTCTCTAGCTTCTGCAATgttttcctgccttggctttcatTTCGTTGGTAAGATGGAGACTGAAGACACTGGGTTCCCCCTTCTGTTCTCAGAAGGTTCTTCACCATCAGTTCAAACCAGACTCGTGTCTGTGGCTGAACCAGGCTGCATCCAGATGAGATGTATGGAGTTGCTAGGCTGGGTCATATGGGGTAAGGGTAGCACTGGTGCTGATGCTGGAACAGAAAAAGATGCCCGGGAGGCACAGATCCTGATGCTGGTGCTTCTGGGTCCCGGGTCTGCCTGCATCTGTGAAGAAGCCCAGAGTGCTGTTTTCTGGCTCTGCCTGTCTCCAGGCTTGGCCAAGAAGGCTTGCAGTCTCAACTTCACTGCGACCTTTCCTTCTACCTTCTGAGCTTTGGAATAAGTGTCCTGGTCCACTTCTGTTCAATCCAcgttcctctgtctctcttctgctgCCTCCCATGGCCTGCCTGTGTCACACCCCTTACCTCCACCATAGGGCTCGACTGCAAATGAGTTTCTCACGATGAGTCTGGGAAGAGACAGCAAACAGCAGTTTGCAGACCTGCAGCACGAAGGGCCAGCACTGCCCTTGAGAATATTGAATAGTCTTTTGTGTTTCTGCCAACTTCAGGACTTGGATATGTATGGTCCATTTTGCAGATGAATAAACTAAGGCTTAGAGAAGATTGCCCACTCGTCCAGGACACTGAGGATTTATGGTGAAGGCAGGGCTGGCATCTGAGATTGTCAAAGCCCAGCCAGACCCCACAAAATGTTGACAGTGGTGCAGTTGACTCTCTCTTGGGCCCCAGTCTCCCAGCACCTAATATAAGATCTTGTCCAGCACCCCTGGACTGACACCCACATTTAATTTCAGGAAGGATATACAGTATCCTGTGTCTTCTGGAAGGAGGGAGCCAGCAAGAGCAGCTGGGGGGCCTGGAGCCCTGAGGGCTGTTATACAGAGCAGCCCTCAGCCACCCAGGTTCTCTGCCATTGCAACCACCTCACCTACTTCGCTGTGCTTATGGTATGGGGGCATTCACCTTGAGGGAGGGGGATGAGAAGTGCAGGGGGTGTGTGGTACAGACTCAAGGCTAAGGACAGCATAATCCAGTAAGCCCAAGCCTCTTAGGCTTAACTCACACAAATAAACGTAGGGACTTGCATTCCTTTAAAAGTTTGTTAGGCTTTAGGCATGGCTTGATCCAGGTGCTAAATCACACTAAGTCAGGATTCCATCTCTAGCCCTTGACTATGCTTGCTCCATCCTGGCATCCTCAGCTAAGGATGCTCAGTGGGATAATGATGCAGCGGCCAGCATCTGCAGGCTCTTGCCTTAGCTGCCTTTCAGACCAGTGGACTCCAAGAGcctccctgccccagcctccGTCTTGAGATTGAATCTGGGAAGAGGCTCTTGAGTCAGTCACTGTGGGCGGCAGGAGGAAGGCCCCAGACACACCAGGGTTGGCACACCTGTCCATGCAATGGGAGAAGCCGTTTCCCAGCTGTTGAACGTGGAATGGCTCTAGAGCGCTTTTGGGGAGGGACAGGGATAGCAGTTATAGGTGGCAAAGGCCATGATGCAGGCTACAGCTTCATTCAAGGCAGAACTGGGCTGGGCTGCAGGCTTGGGGCTGAGGTCTGGGAGGCTTCTCTGGCAGAGCTCAGAGAGAGCTGGACATTTCTATGCCTCAGGCTCTCAGCCCTTTTTGCCCTGTAGCAGCTCTCTGGAGACCCCGTGCCCGCTGAGCTGCAGGTGCCTCTTGAGTACATCTCCCTTGTGGGTTGCAGCATCTCCATCGTGGCCTCGCTGCTCACCATGCTGCTGTATTCTCAGTCCAGGTAACGTTTTGTAAGCTCATTGCCTTGCCCAGCCTGCCTGCCCCACTActggtctgggtcttccctcttgccCCAGTGTCTGCTTCCACGCCCCGGGCAGGTGGGTGTGACTCCGAGGGATAGGCCGCCGGAAGTAAGCCAGCCTAACATTGTGGCAGCCATTAGGTCCCTTCCcatttgcctcagtttccccatcgtTGTGCATCTGTGAGCCGGGCCATAGTACTATCTGGGTGATGTCCCACCCACAGGAAGCAAAGCAACTCCACCACACGTATCCACATGAACCTGAATGGCTCTGTTCTGCTCCTGAACGTCACCTTCCTTCTGAGCTCCCAGATGACCCTGCCCACCATGCCCAGGCCTGTCTGCAAGGTGCTGGCTGCCGTCCTACACTACGCACTGCTCAGCAGCCTTACCTGGATGGCCATCGAAGGCTTCAACCTCTACCTTCTCCTGGGGCGTGTCTACAACACCTACATTCGCCGATACTTGCTCAAGCTCTGCATGCTGGGCTGGGGTAAGGGACGCCTATCTCACTGGTCTCTGGAACTTCCGGGGTACAGGGTGCTGACCCCAAGTCCTCCTGCCTTTCACAATGACCATTTCTAACTCCATCTCCATCAATGACATCGGCTCCAGCATCACCTCCACCCCCAGCACCACCATTGCTCCTGCCATCACGGTCATGTCTACTACTTCAGCTTTCAACACTGTCATTGCTCCCAATCCCCTGTCCCCACTATCACCATCATTGTGTCCCCACTCTACTACCCATGCCTGCTTTACTCCCATTTCCACCCACCCCATCTCAACCATCCCCATCACCTTCCTCACCTTCACTACATCCCACCATCCTCTCCGCACTCGACTTTACCACATTAGCACCATCACAGACCCCTCCATCACTGCTTCAGCCCATCTCCATTTCCTTTCAAGTTTCACAACCAATGCCACCTCCTGTTAGCTCCTTACCACCTCTCaggtcaccatcaccaccaccaccaccacctcggCTGCCACTCAGCCGGGCATCTCACTCACACCTTAGAGGGGAGCCTCTTCTGAGACCAACGTCCTGACTCTGAGGCTGGAAGTTGTTTGGAGCTCCAGCTCAGCGCAGCGTGCACCCCTCCTGTCACCAGGCTCAAGGATCAGAGCCGGGTCGTCTTGGGGCCTCCTGAGTCTTTGTCTCACCCCTCAGGGTTTCCAGCCCTCTTGGTGCTACTGCTTCTGATGGTCAAGAGCTCAGTGTATGGACCCTGTGTGACCTCACTCTCCAAAAGCCAGGAAAATGGCACAGGCTTCCAGAATGTGTCCATGTGAGTGCCTGGTGAGGTAGGAGGGCCATGAGGTCCTCTATGGTGAAGTGACTGATGGCCGAGGGGCAAAGAGGCGGTCATGGTtttgatggggggtggggattcCACAGGGTTCTGCCACCCTTTCTGTGTCCCTGAGGCCTCTGCAGCCATGGAGACCTGCTCTGTGCTGACTGACTAGGAGGCCGTAGAGTGGACACCAATACTCGCTGAGTCTCTAGGACCAGTTAGGAGGGCTTCCTTGCAACATTTGGCTGTATATCACATGGCCAAATGGGTTGGTCCTGTGGTTTGATCCAGTGCAGGCCCCAGAGCTACTTAGTTTGGTTGGCACCTGATTGATTGCTGTGCCTTCAGGccacccacctatctatctatctatctatctatctatctatctatctatctatctatctatctatctatgtatctatctatctatctatgtatctatctatctatctatctatctatctatctatctatctatctatctatctatctatcttgtttagCTGCAGGCTCAGCTTAGCTCTCCTTTCCTTGCACAGAACACAAGACATTGCCAGCATCTCAGCTCCCATGCAGCTGGTGTGAGACCCAGGGGAGGTGAATGCTGTGGGGGATGAGTTTAGCCTCTTCAGGGCCTGTGGGGAGCCAGCAGAGGTGGAGACAAACTCTACTGTGGCTTTCTATATCCAAGGACATCAGGCTTATCATTACAGAACACTTCTAAAAGCTGGGTGCAATATTGTAGTGTAAAAGGCAATcatggacgtgtgtgtgtgtgtgtgtgtgNgagagagagagagagagagagagagagagagagagagagagagaaagagagagcgctGTGGATAAAGGCAGAAAGCTCCCAAGCTAAGTTTTATCCCCAGAACctatggtgggaggagagaaccaactcccaaaagctgtcttctgaccacaTCTGTGCATGCCCtggcacacatgcctgcacacaccacacacatacaaacaataaataaaataataagtaagacCCTCATGAAGCTATCTGGAGAGTTGAGTATCCCACCTCTGTGGCTCTCCCTGGCAGCTCAGAATGGCTGATGGTGTGGGGGGTAGGCTCAGTGGATGGGTATATGTTCAATGGTCACAGTGAGGGTTCAGCCTCTCTGCCAGCCCCATATGGCCACTGAGGCATGGACAGCTCATGAACTCATCCATGAGGTCCCAGGCTGTCAACTAAGAGCCGGGACTCAGCCCACCAGCAGCTTCAGGGTGGTCCCCTAGGACATTGCCCATCTCTAACTCCTGGCTGCCACCAGGAGTTCGGAAACCTTTGTACTACAACCAGCTTCCCTGTGTCATTCCTTTCTGTCCTTCAGATTATTATCCTGCTTTGGTGACATTTATCTTCCATTAAAAGCCCATAGAACTaactctatgtatgtatgtatgtgtatgtatgtatgtatgtatctatctatctatctataatctatccattcatccacgcatctatctatctatctatctatctatctatctatctatctatcatctattaatctgtgtatctatctattcatctatctatctatgtgtgtattcatctatctatctatccatgtatgtatgtattacatacatacgtgtctgtctgtctgtctgtccatccatccatttattcatgtatgtatgtatgcatgtatgcatctatctatctatctatctatctatctatctatctatctatctatcgtctaTTTACCCATCTACCCACCTTTTATCTGTCTGCATCCTTAAactgaaatgacattttaaaaagcaccCCTTAGATACAGTCTGGTCATGCAGCAGCAGAGGTGCTGAAGTAGTGAGCAGAGGTAGAGCCTTCATGCTAGAATATTCTGTAGCAGCAAAAACAAAGGGTGCTCACTGCTGGCCTCAAATGATGTTCAAGGACACTGTGAGTCTAGTGTCAGGGCCCCAGGATGGAGTCAGGGGGATCTAAATACATGATTGTAACAGGAATCCAGACTCAGTGTCCAGACCAAGGGGCTTCAAGTCCTACCCTTGCCCCTAACCAGGATGTGCTCCTGAGCAGAAACCTCAGTTTCCCTAACTGTAGAATGGAGATGATTAGATGCCTGCCACTGGCCTACCACGAGGATTGCCTGGGGCGACCCACGTTGGCCATGGGGTGTGGTCTCTGACCTGAGCACCTGTCCTGAAGATGTCCTAGAGAGGTCAGGGCCCAGGGGACCCCAGTTTCAGTACCCCCTGTGGGATTTCCCACCTGCTCATCTGTTCCACCATTCTTACACCTACCCACCAATCCATGGGTGGTGCTTCACACACTGCTCAGGTCTAGGTGGGTCAAAGGTCAAAGATTACCACTGCACAAAGGTGGGGTTGAGATGACGACAATGGTGGGTGTAGGCTAGAAGAGGAAGCTTCTAGAAcaagagcccaggctagccatcCACTAGAACGTTGCTCAGGTTGGCGTGGAGGACGTGAGGCAGCAGGAGTAGGGGAGGAGGTTCAGTTGGGTCAGATTTGAGGCTGAAGGCATCCTGGTTGAAAGGAGTGGGCAGGGGTGACAGGTGATCCTGCCGTGGTGGCTGATGGGAAGCTGGGCAGAGGAGCTGTGGCATATATATGAACTATCTGGCAAGTTACAATTGATGGGACATCAAAACCAGACAGGGACAAGAGCTGGTCCCAAGGCTCAGGTGCACTTGGCCTCCTGAAGGTCTTGGGGGCCATGCTAATCCTGgccttctccccacctcctgcAGGTGCTGGATCCAAAGTGCCATGGTACACAGCATCCTGGTCATGGGCTATGGTGGCCTCACATCTGTGTTCAACCTGGTGGTGCTGGCCTGGGCTCTGTGGATCTTGTACAGGCTTCGGGCACAGGAGAAGGCGCTGAGTCCCTGGGCCTACCGGGACACTGCCACGGTGTTGGGTCTCACTGTGCTGCTGGGCACCACCTGGACCCTGGCCTTCTTCTCCTTCGGTGTGTTCCTGCTGCCTCAGCTCTTCCTCTTTACCATCTTCAACTCGCTCTATGGTATGTCTGCAGAAGCTCACAGGGCCACAGACGCTGGGACAGGTCTAGTCACTGAGGTCCAGGGGTGGGTGATGACTGAGCCCACAGCTCCATTTAAGCTGGTCTAGGGGCACATTTACCTAGAAGAGAGGCTTGCCTCTGAACTGCATGGAGGTACAGTTCCTGGTACCCTCTAGGTCTGGCTGTCCCTGTGTTGCCAGTGGGAGGTTGCTGGGTTCTAGTGACCTTCTCACTAACCAGCCTGCCTTGcaggtttcttcctcttcctgtggtTCTGCTCACAGAAGCGTTACTCGGATGCCGAAGCCAAGGCGGGGATGGAGGCAGTCAGCTCCTCCCAGATGACACACTGACCCAGCTCCCGCCCTGCAGCCTCCGCCCTCACTACTTCCAGCAGCCCATGGTCTTGGCTTATCCAGGGGAGGTGGTAGGCTGGCGGCGGGACAACAGAGTCTACTGTACCCTTCAGGGATCTTTTCCATCTCTCCGAATTACCTGGGATGGAAGGCAGCGTGTGGCTCTTCATCCTGGTCCTTCATGTCTGGATGCAGCTCCATTGGCCAGGCTATGGACAGAGAACTAGCTTGGAAGTCAGGAAGCTAGACTAGACTGAACTACACCTTGCACCCTGCTCAGCACTGACAGATACTTACAGGATCGTGGCCTATACTTGGGGCCACTCTTTCTTTTACCAGTCCCAGGTGTTGATGACTTCAACCTTCTGTTTTTCCAACGGTCAGGAAATCTAGTCCTTCTTCTAACCCCCACAGATGGTATAGACCAGCAGCCAAGGCCAGGCCGCTTTCTCTTTCCCTGAAGCTGAGTCAGATGGGCTTGAGGGATCTAGATACTAAACTACTGCGTAGATGTGGGGTGGTGTGTTCAACATTTACAAACTCTCTGCCCACAGTGGGAGAACATCTGCGCTGCCTGTCAGACCAGGTGGGAATAAGACCAGGGGTTTATTAAGTCAGTGCTATCCCCAGGATGGACAGCAGGGGGCGCCGTTGACCCACACGCCAAGGCATTGGTGCCAAAACTGCCCCTAGAAATGCAGATGTTACCTGTCTGAGGACCACCCTTTGACCAGTAGGCAAATGGGGACCTCTAGCACACATCCATTGTCTCTTTCCCCGTGCAGCTGACCAAGGTCGTTTTAGGGGCTTTGTGCCCAGGCATTCCTGGTGCCAGGGCAGCTGGTTGGGTAGATTCTCAGGTCCCATGCCAGCTGTTAGACATATGTACTTGAACAGTAAGGGGATCAGAGCTGGATGCCATCCTCCACAGAGAGTCCTCTGCCTTTCTGGGTATTTCTGGGCCATTATATTCTTAGCTCTTCACTGGCTGGAGAGTGGGACAGGCTCTGAGCCAGGTTGCCTGGGCTCAGATTCCAGCTCTGTGGCTGTGGACAAGCCGTTCAGTCTCTCTGTGCCTTAGTTTCCCTATCCACAGCAGGGACAGCAGTAGTAACTCTTTGGAAGATTCAGTAAAAGAAAGAATCCACCCAAGTCTTACCACAGTGAGGTCTCAGTAGACGGTTACTGCTGTCGGTAGATCtgtatttgtattattatttgggtgtgcatgtgtgtgtggtgtgtgtgcacctatGCACCCTTGCACATGTGCACTGAAGCCGGAGGAGGATGTTGGGTATCCTGTTCTATGACTTTGTCTTATgccctcgagacagggtttctcaccaaACACAGAGCCAGGCTGACAGCCAGCAACCCCAGCAATCACCTAGTAACTGGAGTCTACTTTCACCACCTGCAtgacacccccttccccctcccccacttccaccAGTCGTAGGATTACAGGCTCCTGTGACCATACTTGGCTTTTTATATAGGTGCTGGGGTCTAAGCTCAGGGCCTCCAGTTTGCGCACAAAAGCTTTTATGTATTGACGGTTTCTCTTCAGCCCCCCATTGTTGTTAACAGCTTTAATTGAGGCGAGCTGTTCAGGCACTGTTTGACCACACAGCTCCTCCTCAGGCAGGTCCTTCCATTCCTGTTTTATGGCCTCCTCTCCCACTTTTCTTGGAGGAGGACCTTGCTCAGCCCTTCTGGTGTCTACTGTGCCAGTAATGTTCCTCACACAGTACAGCTTCAGGCTAGCCCGCATCTCCACCCCCAGTTCCTGAGTCCTTCATTGGTCCATTTATCACACCCTTCACGAATCCTCCCCCATTTGCACCACAGGAAAGGCCTCATTCCCACTCTGGTTCCAGGCAGTATCCACCACCACATCCCCATGGCTATTCCAGCACGGAGATCTTTGGTCTGggtctccatgctaatgagggtGCTGAGGAATTATGGGAATTGGGACAACTGGATAGATAGGGAAGGCTCAGGTGTCACACACAGGGCCTAGCCTCTCAGAGCAAGTAAGCCCAGAGCCACCCAATGGAGGATGTGGC
This window encodes:
- the Adgrg5 gene encoding adhesion G-protein coupled receptor G5 isoform X2; the protein is MDPHGALFFYLCLLAAQVVLVETLSDLLVLMKRLEQPVGRGLSSRVRHIHSLEQKLLNASFGGHNLTLQTNSIQSLVFKLSCDFPGLSLSSTTLTNVSQVRAPHAMQFPAELTKGACVTSRPAELRLICIYFFTAHLFQDDRNSSLLNNYVLGAQLDHRPVNNLQKPVNISFWHNRSLEGYTVSCVFWKEGASKSSWGAWSPEGCYTEQPSATQVLCHCNHLTYFAVLMLSGDPVPAELQVPLEYISLVGCSISIVASLLTMLLYSQSRKQSNSTTRIHMNLNGSVLLLNVTFLLSSQMTLPTMPRPVCKVLAAVLHYALLSSLTWMAIEGFNLYLLLGRVYNTYIRRYLLKLCMLGWGFPALLVLLLLMVKSSVYGPCVTSLSKSQENGTGFQNVSMCWIQSAMVHSILVMGYGGLTSVFNLVVLAWALWILYRLRAQEKALSPWAYRDTATVLGLTVLLGTTWTLAFFSFGVFLLPQLFLFTIFNSLYGFFLFLWFCSQKRYSDAEAKAGMEAVSSSQMTH
- the Adgrg5 gene encoding adhesion G-protein coupled receptor G5 isoform X1, which encodes MDPHGALFFYLCLLAAQVVLVETLSDLLVLMKRLEQPVGRGLSSRVRHIHSLEQKLLNASFGGHNLTLQTNSIQSLVFKLSCDFPGLSLSSTTLTNVSQVRAPHAMQFPAELTKGACVTSRPAELRLICIYFFTAHLFQDDRNSSLLNNYVLGAQLDHRPVNNLQKPVNISFWHNRSLEGYTVSCVFWKEGASKSSWGAWSPEGCYTEQPSATQVLCHCNHLTYFAVLMQLSGDPVPAELQVPLEYISLVGCSISIVASLLTMLLYSQSRKQSNSTTRIHMNLNGSVLLLNVTFLLSSQMTLPTMPRPVCKVLAAVLHYALLSSLTWMAIEGFNLYLLLGRVYNTYIRRYLLKLCMLGWGFPALLVLLLLMVKSSVYGPCVTSLSKSQENGTGFQNVSMCWIQSAMVHSILVMGYGGLTSVFNLVVLAWALWILYRLRAQEKALSPWAYRDTATVLGLTVLLGTTWTLAFFSFGVFLLPQLFLFTIFNSLYGFFLFLWFCSQKRYSDAEAKAGMEAVSSSQMTH
- the Adgrg5 gene encoding adhesion G-protein coupled receptor G5 isoform X3, with translation MSPRSEAAREVLHVPVPALPLSAGSDLICFPVGRSERGSALWPLLVRAPHAMQFPAELTKGACVTSRPAELRLICIYFFTAHLFQDDRNSSLLNNYVLGAQLDHRPVNNLQKPVNISFWHNRSLEGYTVSCVFWKEGASKSSWGAWSPEGCYTEQPSATQVLCHCNHLTYFAVLMQLSGDPVPAELQVPLEYISLVGCSISIVASLLTMLLYSQSRKQSNSTTRIHMNLNGSVLLLNVTFLLSSQMTLPTMPRPVCKVLAAVLHYALLSSLTWMAIEGFNLYLLLGRVYNTYIRRYLLKLCMLGWGFPALLVLLLLMVKSSVYGPCVTSLSKSQENGTGFQNVSMCWIQSAMVHSILVMGYGGLTSVFNLVVLAWALWILYRLRAQEKALSPWAYRDTATVLGLTVLLGTTWTLAFFSFGVFLLPQLFLFTIFNSLYGFFLFLWFCSQKRYSDAEAKAGMEAVSSSQMTH